The following proteins come from a genomic window of Anopheles ziemanni chromosome 3, idAnoZiCoDA_A2_x.2, whole genome shotgun sequence:
- the LOC131284726 gene encoding uncharacterized protein LOC131284726: MDVLDGVPCSVLGYPVKTRTQVVMTFLVPVIFEMMVYIVLTTADVLVTVEHFRNGNASWGWFTLSLIWLPSVVCFCSIVSTPERWPEQIGCDKRTGQFLFKNIAILLLFPLAALYRFNRRIFWSIEALFHEKGSYGRVQSIAKILETSPCELYHFLQAFLQAAPQMMLQLYILLRDGTFRNYDTVTVQVISVVFSFLTMATIITTYQRFESQKIVGRCYPWSTPEQTVCRRKELLRTTSTAESALAQTPSIAPEIDPVVPNIMRNFYSRYGSEFESQSGAPSGHDGSIGPRKTLNVDAINFNRQQSKGYRDPYANFTDDAKLEITDTVDGEERFKPRTTGRSVSFKVQDTVQELNEMDHYLRSTEDIRNYTDDSDDEYLKPDEFDAVPKRPAPPTPDAGVFQRVSVFRHMLLYNAEAFIKENVPRLPQGMFEHHQEVSKKTARKNQTEADQTDGDAISLPCRRQTIVGLEQDDIAGKSVLFVGWVMFLLMRMLSLSTFYVFFPLYFWMLCVNHYLLMIACIVYEVRLHEKLERYFFYLFLAYMYVFSLLEFKIRFIHVRWWYIGYIGIVLLENVAMLVVWFNLGVFESWWFYFLHHTIIASGVLSLMCFLFYYVFLRAKDKVLFVNETA; the protein is encoded by the exons ATGGACGTTCTTGACGGCGTGCCGTGCTCGGTACTGGGGTACCCGGTGAAGACGCGTACCCAAGTGGTGATGACCTTTCTGGTGCCGGTGATCTTCGAGATGATGGTTTATATCGTGCTCACCACGGCGGACGTTCTTGTGACCGTGGAACACTTCCGCAATGGAAACGCGTCGTGGGGCTGGTTTACGCTGTCGCTTATCTGGTTGCCTTCGGTCGTCTGCTTCTGCTCCATCGTGTCTACGCCAGAGCGCTGGCCCGAGCAGATCGGCTGCGACAAACGGACCGGTCAGTTTCTGTTCAAAAACATTGCCATCCTTCTGCTTTTTCCCCTGGCGGCACTGTACAG ATTCAATCGACGAATTTTTTGGAGTATTGAAGCACTGTTTCACGAAAAGGGCTCATACGGGCGCGTGCAGTCTATCGCGAAAATACTGGAAACATCACCCTGTGAGTTGTACCACTTTCTTCAGGCCTTCCTACAGGCCGCCCCGCAGATGATGCTCCAGCTGTACATACTGCTGCGGGACGGTACCTTCCGCAACTACGACACGGTGACGGTGCAAGTGATCAGTGTCGTCTTCTCCTTCCTAACGATGGCCACCATTATCACCACGTACCAGCGCTTCGAGAGTCAAAAGATCGTGGGCCGCTGCTATCCGTGGAGTACACCCGAGCAGACAGTCTGCCGGCGGAAGGAACTACTCCGCACCACAAGCACGGCGGAGAGTGCCCTCGCCCAAACACCATCGATCGCACCGGAAATAGATCCGGTCGTGCCGAACATTATGCGTAACTTCTACTCACGCTATGGTAGCGAGTTCGAGTCGCAATCCGGCGCTCCATCGGGTCACGATGGATCGATTGGTCCGCGAAAGACACTGAATGTTGACGCGATCAACTTTAACCGACAGCAATCGAAGGGCTACCGGGATCCGTACGCCAACTTTACCGACGATGCCAAGCTGGAGATCACGGACACAGTGGATGGTGAGGAGCGTTTCAAACCGAGAACGACGGGGCGCAGCGTTAGCTTCAAGGTGCAGGACACGGTGCAGGAGTTAAACGAAATGGACCACTACCTGCGTAGCACGGAAGATATACGCAACTACACCGACGACAGCGACGACGAGTACCTCAAGCCGGATGAGTTCGATGCGGTCCCGAAGCGGCCGGCACCTCCAACACCGGATGCCGGCGTCTTCCAGCGAGTGTCCGTCTTCCGCCACATGCTACTGTACAACGCGGAAGCATTCATCAAGGAGAACGTTCCACGATTGCCTCAAGGAATGTTTGAACACCACCAGGAAGTATCAAAAAAGACCGCGCGTAAGAATCAGACCGAAGCGGATCAGACCGATGGAGATGCGATATCGTTGCCCTGTCGCCGGCAGACCATAGTGGGACTGGAGCAGGACGACATTGCTGGCAAGTCGGTGCTGTTCGTCGGCTGGGTCATGTTCTTGCTAATGCGCATGCTAAGCTTATCCACGTTTTACGTGTTCTTTCCGCTCTACTTTTGGATGCTGTGCGTCAACCACTACCTGCTCATGATCGCTTGCATAGTGTACGAGGTTCGGTTGCATGAAAAGCTTGAGCGCTACTTCTTTTACCTCTTCCTGGCCTACATGTACGTTTTCTCACTGCTAGAGTTCAAAATACGATTCATTCACGTGCGCTGGTGGTACATCGGCTACATCGGTATCGTGCTGCTGGAAAACGTGGCCATGCTGGTGGTGTGGTTCAATTTGGGCGTGTTTGAGTCGTGGTGGTTCTACTTTCTACACCATACGATCATTGCCAGCGGTGTGCTGAGCTTGATGTGTTTCCTGTTTTACTACGTCTTCCTTCGGGCGAAAGATAAAGTGTTGTTCGTAAACGAAACCGCTTAA
- the LOC131287766 gene encoding protein BUD31 homolog, translated as MPKVRRSRKQPPEGWELIEPTLEELEQKMREAETEPHEGKRITESLWPIFKIHHQKSRYIYDLFYRRKAISRELYDYCLKEKIADSNLIAKWKKSGYENLCCLRCIQTRDTNFGTNCICRVPKSKLEEGRVVECVHCGCRGCSG; from the exons ATGCCGAAAGTTCGCCGCAGTAGAAAGCAACCGCCAGAAGGATGGGAACTTATTGAACCGACTCTCGAAGAGCTTGAGCAGAAGATGCGAGAAG CCGAAACGGAACCCCACGAAGGCAAGCGTATTACGGAATCATTATGGCCCATCTTCAAAATTCATCACCAAAAGTCCCGCTACATCTACGACCTGTTCTACCGGCGAAAAGCTATAAGCCGCGAGCTGTACGACTACTGCCTGAAGGAAAAAATCGCGGATTCCAACTTGATagcaaagtggaaaaagtcCGGTTATGAGAACCTGTGTTGCCTGCGTTGCATACAAACCAGAGACACCAACTTCGGTACAAACTGTATTTGCCGCGTGCCAAAGTCCAAATTAGAAGAGGGGCGTGTTGTGGAATGTGTGCATTGCGGTTGTCGCGGATGTTCTGGATGA
- the LOC131289992 gene encoding exosome component 10 produces MTDKTQKKRKTQCIDLTADEGNTSEMGSPTPSSSSSSNIEQLCEEGQRVILEGMKAVNAMPSGKSRDLYATHPTFIKIMDSQANKMLNIISNVLKMQGVKGNIQQRDSEEKIEMIQEFNDNILERIHSSLDEMAGIKKKAPTVLVQAEVQVAPVPRYRLSGAWNEQQQQQQQNANPIKATLITGTNIARPQANFKVPVDNSPLNCFVPKIREKPNSLKPLAVLPEYDEAGNIVSYLHPYELELDRFCPTKEAYQKVTPQEPLVLEETELVFIDQESQLAELLSDLRQAKEIAIDLEHHSYRSFQGFTCLMQLSTRTKDYIVDTLKLRDELHVLNEVFTDRKKLKVLHGAFSDVDWLQRDLGLYLVNMFDTAEAARVLQFSRIGLQFLLKHYCKIDTDKALQLADWRIRPLPETFIEYARKDTHYLLYICDRLRNELLEKDKNLLATVYEKSTLLCKQRYAKPIVNEDTIMNIYRRSRYVFDHRQMYALREILYWRDKIAREEDESTGYVLPQHMALDIASKLPREMQGILACCTPVPSLVRQNLHQLHQIVLKARDLAPVAKIQPNVEQQADTRHKIQTMYDFNNPLVCPHDDNRQAGITGEGANMPTLLGDLTNVFHGFAWVPQINMALLKRAPNMGVIAGNVITPINSRGQIGLNENDIGSERFAKLAALHYNEEKTSVEEGEKTNRPYERNKFNTPFERYQETCRLRILKEQKAEKDLEMQQIPAVRQDVGQDEDVKVIESQPAPATIIVVPDGSPEKVKPANNRLLTQKQLKRLEDAKLRKDIASGEKLCFSGTAANQKQPADGPKRKSFPFEINVSTSSVEGANDERKEKSFNGKPHMEPFVDPAKSTANDHSMDEADWRGKAGKRWREKQRTRNRQKAAINQQGAKQSSNKPVTPFDYSQVDFGRFQGGSKPLPVHRKGKRPAPGAGLMHDGAGGGQSSKQLHPNSRLAKGIKKTQKLFNLSSSNLKRK; encoded by the exons ATGACCgataaaacacaaaagaaaCGTAAAACGCAATGCATCGACCTCACGGCCGATGAAGGTAACACTTCCGAAATGGGGTCACCAAcgccgagcagcagcagcagcagtaataTTGAACAACTTTGCGAG GAGGGACAAAGGGTGATCTTGGAAGGGATGAAGGCGGTCAACGCAATGCCGTCTGGGAAGTCGCGCGACCTATATGCAACTCATCCCACGTTTATCAAAATCATGGACTCGCAGGCGAATAAGATGTTGAATATAATATCGAACGTTTTGAAGATGCAGGGAGTCAAAGGCAACATTCAGCA GCGCGATTCAGAAGAAAAGATAGAGATGATACAGGAATTCAACGACAATATCCTAGAGCGTATACACTCCAGTCTGGATGAGATGGCTGGCATCAAGAAGAAAGCACCGACCGTGCTGGTTCAAGCGGAGGTACAGGTGGCACCGGTTCCTCGGTACCGTTTGAGTGGGGCATGGAacgagcaacagcaacagcagcaacaaaatgCCAATCCCATCAAAGCCACTCTGATCACGGGCACAAACATTGCTCGTCCGCAGGCGAACTTTAAGGTACCGGTAGATAACTCCCCATTGAACTGCTTCGTGCCGAAGATTCGTGAAAAGCCCAATTCCCTCAAGCCCCTGGCCGTACTGCCCGAGTACGATGAAGCCGGCAATATCGTTAGTTATCTGCATCCGTATGAGCTTGAGCTGGATAGATTCTGTCCCACGAAGGAAGCTTACCAAAAGGTGACGCCCCAAGAACCACTTGTGCTCGAGGAAACGGAACTGGTGTTCATCGACCAGGAGTCCCAGCTGGCGGAATTACTGAGCGACCTCAGGCAGGCGAAGGAAATTGCGATCGATTTAGAGCATCACTCTTATCGCAGCTTCCAGGGTTTTACCTGTCTCATGCAACTCTCTACGCGAACGAAGGATTACATCGTCGATACGCTGAAGCTGCGCGATGAACTGCACGTGCTGAACGAGGTCTTTACCGACCGGAAGAAGCTCAAGGTGTTACACGGTGCGTTCAGTGACGTCGATTGGCTGCAGCGTGATCTGGGCCTTTACCTGGTCAACATGTTCGACACGGCCGAGGCGGCCCGTGTGCTACAATTTTCCCGCATTGGGCTCCAGTTTCTGCTGAAACATTACTGCAAAATTGACACTGATAAGGCGCTGCAGCTGGCCGACTGGCGTATCCGTCCGCTGCCGGAAACGTTCATCGAGTACGCTCGGAAGGATACGCACTATCTGCTGTACATTTGTGATCGGTTGCGGAACGAGCTGCTCGAGAAGGACAAAAATCTGCTCGCGACGGTTTACGAAAAGTCAACGCTCCTATGCAAGCAACGGTACGCGAAACCGATCGTTAACGAGGACACAATCATGAACATCTACCGTCGTTCGAGGTACGTGTTTGATCATCGGCAGATGTACGCCTTGCGGGAGATTCTCTACTGGCGCGACAAGATTGCACGCGAGGAAGACGAATCGACGGGGTACGTGCTGCCGCAGCATATGGCCCTGGACATTGCCTCCAAGCTGCCGCGGGAAATGCAAGGAATTTTGGCCTGCTGTACGCCTGTGCCGTCGCTCGTCCGTCAGAATCTGCACCAGTTGCATCAGATCGTACTGAAGGCGCGTGATTTGGCCCCGGTAGCGAAGATTCAGCCGAATGTTGAACAGCAGGCGGACACACGCCACAAAATACAAACGATGTACGATTTCAACAATCCGCTCGTGTGTCCGCACGATGATAACCGCCAAGCGGGGATCACCGGGGAGGGCGCAAATATGCCAACGTTGCTGGGTGATTTGACCAACGTTTTCCATGGTTTCGCATGGGTCCCACAAATCAATATGGCATTGCTGAAGCGTGCACCTAACATGGGTGTAATTGCTGGTAATGTAAtt aCACCGATCAACTCTCGCGGCCAAATCGGGTTGAAtgaaaacgacatcgggagtGAAAGGTTTGCAAAACTGGCCGCCCTGCACTACAATGAAGAG AAAACATCCGTAGAAGAGGGTGAAAAAACCAATCGCCCCTACGAGcgaaataaattcaacacACCGTTCGAGCGGTACCAAGAAACGTGCCGTTTACGCATCCTTAAGGAACAGAAAGCGGAGAAGGATTTGGAGATGCAACAGATCCCTGCTGTTAGACAGGATGTTGGTCAAGATGAGGACGTCAAAGTTATCGAATCGCAACCAGCTCCGGCCACGATCATTGTCGTGCCGGATGGTAGTCCGGAAAAGGTGAAACCCGCCAACAACCGGTTGCTCACTCAAAAGCAATTGAAACGGCTCGAGGACGCGAAACTGCGGAAAGATATAGCAAGCGGAGAAAAACTGTGCTTCAGTGGAACTGCTGCGAACCAAAAGCAGCCAGCGGACGGGCCAAAACGCAAATCGTTTCCGTTCGAAATTAATGTCTCGACTAGCTCGGTGGAAGGAGCGAACGACGAGCGCAAGGAGAAATCGTTCAACGGTAAGCCACACATGGAACCGTTCGTGGATCCAGCGAAGTCCACGGCGAACGACCATTCAATGGACGAAGCGGACTGGCGTGGGAAGGCAGGCAAGCGCTGGCGGGAGAAACAGCGCACTCGCAACCGGCAAAAGGCGGCCATTAATCAACAAGGGGCAAAGCAGAGCTCGAACAAACCGGTCACGCCGTTCGATTACAGTCAGGTCGATTTCGGCAGGTTTCAGGGTGGCTCAAAGCCGCTACCGGTTCACCGCAAAGGTAAACGCCCTGCTCCTGGTGCGGGACTGATGCACGACGGTGCCGGAGGGGGTCAATCATCGAAGCAGCTTCACCCGAACAGTCGCTTAGCTAAAGGAATTAAGAAAACGcagaaacttttcaatttGAGTAGTAGTAATTTGAAGCGAAAATAA
- the LOC131287873 gene encoding crossover junction endonuclease EME1, which produces MLTTQSNPDRLKRLAINEEQRNIKPGNCNKFLHVTIDPEFLKESYGAQVLPKLTELGCKYEIKPQPCASTVTFYRTIPTKLIGDGAMTEKTANEPFVVHLLDGGSFVAYVRNHQLLAVVRSLKELFPGRRLSLLVFGLVSYCRVHRGCVGRRETEHALTEVQLYEDVSHQLLETDEQVANFVAQLARSIAERPYKQQQMDKYSSDQLYLGNEKKGCVRVEGTAGLQQLYQAQLIKIPSVTLEVAEAIMSVYPTLYDLLQAYRNADQDAPNLLANISIRRAGGPVTTSNRKIGPELSKKIYLLYNSTNGKQEL; this is translated from the coding sequence ATGTTGACCACTCAATCGAATCCAGATCGTCTCAAAAGACTCGCTATCAACGAGGAGCAACGAAACATTAAGCCAGGAAATTGTAACAAGTTCCTGCATGTTACGATCGATCCAGAGTTCCTGAAGGAATCATACGGTGCCCAAGTTTTACCCAAGCTAACCGAGCTGGGATGCAAGTACGAAATAAAACCGCAACCCTGCGCATCCACCGTTACATTCTACCGGACAATACCCACCAAGCTGATCGGCGATGGAGCGATGACGGAGAAAACAGCTAACGAACCTTTCGTGGTACATTTGCTCGATGGTGGTTCGTTTGTGGCGTACGTGCGGAATCATCAACTGCTCGCAGTAGTACGCTCTCTAAAGGAACTGTTTCCGGGCCGGCGACTAAGTTTGCTAGTGTTCGGTTTGGTGAGCTATTGTCGCGTCCACCGGGGATGCGTGGGACGTCGCGAAACCGAACATGCCCTAACGGAAGTTCAACTGTACGAAGATGTGTCTCACCAACTGCTGGAAACGGACGAACAGGTGGCCAACTTTGTCGCCCAGCTAGCAAGAAGCATCGCCGAGCGGCCCTACAAGCAGCAACAGATGGACAAGTACAGCAGCGATCAACTGTACCTTGGGAACGAGAAGAAAGGATGCGTACGGGTAGAAGGGACGGCCGGATTGCAGCAGCTTTATCAGGCACAGCTCATCAAGATACCGTCGGTCACGCTGGAAGTAGCGGAAGCGATCATGAGTGTGTATCCAACGTTGTACGATCTGCTTCAAGCGTACCGGAACGCTGACCAGGACGCGCCAAACTTGCTGGCGAATATTTCCATCCGCAGGGCCGGTGGGCCTGTCACAACGAGCAATAGGAAAATAGGGCCAGAGTTgagcaaaaagatttatttgttGTATAACTCAACGAATGGTAAACAGGAGCTTTGA